One Paenibacillus sp. FSL W8-0186 genomic window carries:
- the thiI gene encoding tRNA uracil 4-sulfurtransferase ThiI, protein MQYDMLLLRFGEITVKGRNRSRFEKAALAHVQDLLQAYPATEIKKEYGRIYVVLNGEPAAPIIEVLKNVFGVTSISPVKVAAAEIDEIITQAVSFVESMNVAKETAFKVNARRVWKKFPVSSQEMNQIISSPILKSCSHLKVDVRHPEIELRIEVREQGAYLFSEVVPAAGGFPRGTNGKAMLLLSGGIDSPVAGWAAMRRGLEIECVHFHSYPYTSKKAEEKVIDLAQVLSGYYGKIKLHLVPFTEIQTTLAGGNHENVMITLMRRAMLRIATNLAERNGALALVTGDSLGQVASQTLASMNVIGKVTSLPMLRPLVTTDKEEIIGLAQQIGTYELSILPYEDCCTLFVPKSPSTNPNLHIIEKIEASLPQLDEQIKEAVSKTETIVIKPGETVIRRSQGEPVAQDKWF, encoded by the coding sequence CTGCAATATGATATGCTTCTGCTGCGTTTCGGGGAAATTACCGTTAAGGGCAGAAATCGTTCTCGTTTTGAAAAGGCTGCTTTAGCTCATGTTCAAGATTTGCTGCAGGCTTACCCGGCGACCGAAATCAAGAAGGAATACGGGCGGATTTATGTCGTCTTGAACGGAGAGCCTGCAGCCCCAATTATCGAGGTTCTGAAAAATGTATTCGGCGTTACGTCGATTAGTCCAGTCAAGGTAGCGGCAGCCGAGATCGATGAGATTATTACTCAGGCAGTCAGCTTCGTCGAGAGCATGAATGTCGCCAAGGAAACGGCCTTTAAGGTCAATGCAAGAAGAGTGTGGAAGAAGTTCCCAGTATCTTCTCAGGAAATGAACCAAATCATCAGCTCGCCGATCCTGAAGTCGTGCTCCCATTTAAAAGTCGATGTGCGCCATCCAGAAATTGAGCTTCGCATCGAGGTTCGCGAGCAGGGGGCTTACCTGTTCTCCGAGGTCGTGCCAGCCGCGGGCGGGTTTCCGCGGGGGACGAACGGGAAAGCGATGCTTCTGCTGTCCGGAGGCATCGACAGTCCGGTTGCCGGATGGGCTGCGATGCGCCGGGGATTGGAAATCGAATGCGTGCATTTTCACAGCTATCCTTATACGAGCAAAAAGGCAGAGGAGAAGGTTATCGATCTTGCTCAGGTGCTGTCCGGATATTACGGAAAAATCAAGCTTCATCTCGTGCCGTTCACAGAAATTCAGACCACGCTCGCTGGCGGCAATCATGAGAACGTCATGATTACGCTCATGCGCCGGGCGATGCTGCGGATCGCCACCAATTTGGCCGAGCGAAACGGCGCACTTGCTCTGGTTACAGGGGATAGTCTCGGACAGGTTGCGAGCCAGACGCTGGCCAGCATGAACGTTATCGGAAAGGTTACGTCTCTGCCAATGCTTCGGCCGTTAGTGACGACCGACAAAGAGGAAATTATCGGATTGGCGCAGCAAATTGGCACTTATGAATTATCTATCCTGCCTTATGAAGATTGCTGTACCCTGTTTGTGCCGAAGTCCCCATCGACGAACCCGAATTTGCATATCATCGAGAAAATCGAGGCATCCCTGCCTCAACTGGATGAGCAAATCAAAGAAGCGGTCAGCAAGACCGAGACGATCGTGATCAAACCGGGTGAAACTGTCATTAGAAGATCGCAAGGAGAGCCGGTTGCACAGGATAAGTGGTTTTAG
- a CDS encoding TerC family protein: MELFSAAFFIALINIIFIDLILAGDNAIVIGMAARKLPAHIQKKAILLGTGGAVLLRIAATLVVVWLLNIPWLLAIGGAMLVYIAYKVLVDESGHETIDAKESLWPAVRTIVIADAAMGLDNVIAVAGASQRHMILVVLGLLISVPIVIWGSTLFIKLLGRFPWIAYVGSAVLAYTASHMITEEPHLEPFFADKPVVKYVFIVLTILGVLGAGYAAKQRQRRREQNNKRPSRHATR, encoded by the coding sequence GTGGAACTATTTAGCGCTGCTTTTTTTATCGCATTAATTAATATTATATTCATCGATCTAATCCTGGCTGGAGACAATGCCATCGTCATAGGCATGGCCGCCAGAAAGCTGCCCGCACATATCCAGAAGAAAGCTATCCTGCTAGGTACGGGCGGAGCGGTTCTGCTCAGAATCGCCGCGACGCTTGTTGTCGTATGGCTGCTCAATATTCCTTGGCTGCTCGCCATAGGCGGAGCTATGCTGGTTTACATTGCCTATAAGGTGCTGGTCGATGAGAGCGGCCATGAAACGATAGATGCGAAGGAATCCCTCTGGCCTGCAGTAAGGACCATCGTTATTGCCGATGCAGCGATGGGACTCGATAATGTGATCGCCGTTGCCGGAGCCTCTCAGCGGCATATGATTCTTGTCGTCCTTGGCCTGCTGATCAGCGTCCCGATCGTCATCTGGGGCAGCACCCTTTTCATCAAGCTCTTAGGACGATTTCCCTGGATTGCTTATGTGGGCTCTGCCGTACTCGCCTATACCGCTTCCCACATGATCACGGAAGAGCCGCATTTGGAGCCGTTTTTTGCGGACAAGCCCGTGGTTAAATATGTGTTTATTGTCCTGACGATTTTAGGCGTCCTTGGCGCCGGCTATGCAGCAAAGCAAAGGCAGCGGCGGCGCGAGCAGAACAATAAACGCCCCTCGCGTCATGCTACACGCTAA
- a CDS encoding TerC family protein (Members of this highly hydrophobic protein family,regularly are found preceded by the yybP-ykoY manganese riboswitch (see RF00080). A metal cation transport function is proposed.) encodes MEHVILLTEILIINLVLSGDNAVVIAMASRNLPLQQRRQAVWWGALGAVLMRCILTWLATILLKIPYIQAIGGVLLGTIAFNLLHHRDNDSARSHADTIWKAIQTILLADFIMSLDNVLAIAALADGDLAILIIGIAISIPIVIWGSNIITGWLQRFPILTFAGAGILGYTAGEMLIKDAKLGVFLTEMLPSVHGWIPVILAALVIMFGWIGNYKAT; translated from the coding sequence ATGGAGCATGTAATATTGTTAACCGAAATCCTTATTATTAATTTGGTGCTTAGCGGTGACAATGCTGTCGTTATCGCCATGGCCAGCAGAAATCTTCCCCTTCAGCAGCGCAGGCAAGCCGTATGGTGGGGAGCGCTTGGCGCGGTGCTGATGCGCTGTATCCTGACATGGCTGGCGACGATTCTGCTCAAAATTCCCTATATTCAAGCCATTGGGGGAGTGCTGCTAGGTACGATTGCTTTTAATCTGCTCCACCACCGGGATAACGATTCGGCAAGAAGTCACGCGGACACGATTTGGAAGGCGATACAAACGATACTGTTGGCCGATTTTATCATGAGTCTGGACAATGTACTGGCGATTGCTGCTCTGGCTGACGGAGATCTTGCGATACTGATTATAGGCATTGCCATAAGTATACCCATTGTGATTTGGGGAAGTAATATCATTACAGGATGGCTGCAGCGGTTCCCAATATTGACATTCGCCGGTGCAGGCATATTAGGTTATACAGCCGGGGAAATGCTAATAAAGGATGCGAAATTAGGCGTTTTTTTGACAGAAATGCTGCCATCCGTACACGGGTGGATTCCGGTCATTCTTGCTGCGCTTGTTATTATGTTCGGTTGGATCGGCAATTATAAAGCGACATGA